The proteins below are encoded in one region of Deltaproteobacteria bacterium:
- a CDS encoding tetratricopeptide repeat protein — translation MSDEITDLYLSGKAHYEKGEMIDALKCFEELFRKSSGFADARNYAGLIYHDREEYDKAVECFERALKLNPNYTEVALNLAVTLQEIGEYDRATEVEISAQREKESIDPFIKGKIANKHSELGDIYTSVGFFESAIDEYKKALNLRPEFADVRTKLGIIYRDKGDYYNAIRQLKEAEELNPNYVHAIINLGIVYYSQGETQKAKAEWESVLDIDPNDKLAKMYLNLIKK, via the coding sequence ATGAGTGATGAAATTACAGATCTTTACCTTAGTGGCAAGGCACACTATGAAAAGGGAGAGATGATTGATGCCCTCAAATGCTTTGAAGAGCTTTTCAGAAAAAGCAGTGGTTTTGCCGATGCCAGAAACTATGCGGGCCTTATTTATCACGACCGGGAAGAGTATGACAAGGCCGTTGAATGTTTTGAAAGGGCCCTTAAGTTGAATCCCAACTATACGGAGGTCGCTCTCAACCTGGCCGTTACCTTGCAGGAGATCGGCGAATATGACAGGGCGACGGAAGTAGAGATTTCGGCGCAGCGTGAAAAGGAAAGCATCGATCCTTTCATCAAGGGTAAAATTGCCAACAAGCATAGCGAGCTTGGTGATATTTACACGAGTGTCGGTTTTTTTGAATCGGCCATCGATGAATACAAAAAAGCCCTCAATTTGAGGCCTGAATTTGCCGATGTGAGGACCAAACTCGGCATTATTTACCGGGATAAAGGCGATTATTATAATGCCATAAGACAGTTAAAGGAAGCTGAAGAGCTTAACCCCAACTATGTTCATGCCATAATAAACCTGGGTATAGTTTACTATTCACAGGGAGAGACGCAAAAAGCGAAGGCCGAGTGGGAATCGGTGCTTGACATTGATCCCAATGATAAGCTTGCCAAAATGTACCTTAACCTGATCAAAAAATAA
- the hemH gene encoding ferrochelatase, with translation MNNKTAVLLLNMGGPASLDDVEPFLYNLFMDPDIIEIPLGKLFRPFIAGKISKKRSEKVRNYYKKIGGKSPLLELTRNQAHALEKALSSEGEYGVFVAMRYWHPFTEEAIGEILAYNPEKLVLLPLYPHYSGTTTGSSFNEFDRAWKKGGKSAIEVIKINSYYDQAGYIHTWVQLIRDKLHKMDDRVKRNSHLIFSAHGIPQKLVDRGDPYQKHTEASVRLILEKLQWEGEWSLSYQSRVGPVKWLFPATDELLVRLGQKGTKSVLMVPISFVSDHSETLYEMDIQYRELAEKSGIENFGRVAVPNCDESFIESLKDIVLKALAR, from the coding sequence TTGAATAATAAAACTGCTGTTTTGCTCCTCAACATGGGAGGGCCCGCAAGTCTCGATGATGTAGAGCCCTTTCTTTATAACCTTTTCATGGACCCTGATATTATCGAAATCCCTCTCGGGAAACTTTTCCGCCCCTTCATTGCGGGAAAAATATCGAAAAAGCGGTCAGAAAAAGTGAGGAACTATTATAAAAAAATAGGCGGAAAGTCCCCCCTTCTTGAGCTCACCCGCAACCAGGCACATGCCCTTGAAAAAGCATTAAGCAGTGAGGGCGAGTACGGCGTCTTTGTTGCCATGAGATATTGGCACCCTTTTACGGAAGAGGCAATCGGGGAAATACTGGCCTATAATCCGGAAAAACTTGTACTGCTCCCCCTCTACCCCCATTATTCAGGCACAACAACGGGCTCTAGCTTTAACGAATTTGACCGTGCCTGGAAAAAGGGGGGGAAATCCGCCATAGAAGTCATAAAGATCAATAGCTATTATGATCAGGCAGGATATATCCATACCTGGGTCCAGTTAATCAGGGACAAGCTGCATAAAATGGATGACAGGGTAAAGCGTAACAGCCATCTCATTTTTTCAGCACACGGCATTCCGCAAAAACTTGTCGACAGAGGTGATCCCTACCAAAAACATACGGAAGCATCGGTAAGGCTCATCCTGGAAAAACTGCAATGGGAAGGAGAGTGGAGTCTTTCCTACCAGAGCAGAGTAGGACCTGTTAAGTGGCTTTTTCCTGCCACAGATGAACTGCTTGTCCGGTTGGGACAAAAAGGGACAAAAAGTGTGCTTATGGTCCCCATATCGTTCGTGTCGGACCATTCGGAAACGCTCTATGAAATGGATATACAGTACCGTGAACTGGCGGAGAAGTCAGGCATCGAAAACTTTGGGCGGGTAGCTGTGCCCAATTGTGACGAGAGCTTTATCGAATCACTGAAGGACATCGTCCTTAAGGCTTTAGCCCGGTAA
- a CDS encoding PD-(D/E)XK nuclease family protein, with protein sequence MIIPFNEIESGTPCLTVNRRLARTILTRYDLRMKEKGHKVWESPAIMPFLSWLRELWTDHSQEKFLLSPLRSLVLWEKILARDKLLIKGELLSGNEVAATAYEAYRLAAEYNLDTEDPLFSATEESRTLQRWSSRYENKLKELSFIDAGQLPVHLMALLNKKKVELPPKIIIAGYDEVSPLLSQLLSALKKNGCQVSFWPATGKKNIKPLEKPDTPDIIDTIEDISLYRLSDESDEARAAARWIRKRYRQGLKIGVLVPDLGRYRDKIIAAFNEELAPSSIFPWQIKRDLFNISLGSRLYDEPIVRFAVGLLGMDDRKRDMDEISAFLLSPYLTFSRSEQTGPAAMDAKLRKDNRFSLTIGGVWHAMKSADCGAPLFMNALEQLLKSNRERRSSMLPGAWSEFFSTLLKNMGWPAKAVRLSSREYVALQSFGEALSTLAGLDDITGPINKHEALKYLIKITKQSVFQEETKESPITVMGFLESGGMTFDEVWLLGAHDGLLPGQPSPNPFIPLKLQKENNLPKSTFKRELEFSKIHLQRILAGTKRMVLSFPERTDDKEVSISPLISHLADHIINGTRERGNRLIDSMAGLKTAKDCESLPGLQVKKNEPIKGGTLILKNQSDCPFRAFAVHRLNAGKPDDPEPGISSLERGSIIHRAMEHFWQKIKDDLTLRQYEKSGTLDDAITESARIGLGLLNSEEPGYDNYKKIEGERLTSLLHEWVQIELRRSPFRTVERESEKGIHIAGLHLASRIDRIDSIGENARAIIDYKSGAVNTADWASERPKEPQLMLYASAGNYDAILFAGLKRGDCRFAGIAREEGLFPGIRAFTSDPLFKKSDHIHNWEDLMEKWRKTLQNLASDFLKGEANVDPRDYGRDSSACKYCDLLLLCRVFERSTDF encoded by the coding sequence ATGATCATACCTTTCAATGAAATTGAATCAGGAACGCCCTGTTTAACGGTTAACAGGCGATTAGCCCGTACCATCCTGACCCGCTACGATCTGCGTATGAAGGAAAAGGGGCATAAGGTCTGGGAAAGTCCTGCCATCATGCCCTTTCTTTCCTGGCTTCGTGAATTATGGACCGATCATTCGCAGGAAAAGTTCCTTCTATCTCCTCTTCGCTCTCTTGTTCTTTGGGAAAAGATCCTTGCCCGGGATAAACTGCTTATTAAAGGGGAACTCCTTTCAGGTAACGAAGTGGCAGCTACAGCATACGAAGCTTACAGGCTGGCCGCGGAATATAACCTGGATACAGAGGATCCCCTATTCTCAGCAACTGAGGAATCCAGGACCTTACAGAGGTGGTCATCACGGTATGAAAACAAATTAAAAGAGCTCAGCTTCATTGATGCAGGTCAATTGCCGGTTCACCTTATGGCGCTGCTTAATAAGAAAAAAGTTGAACTGCCACCTAAAATCATCATTGCCGGCTATGATGAAGTGTCACCGCTTCTTTCTCAGCTCTTGTCTGCTCTCAAAAAGAATGGATGCCAGGTCAGCTTTTGGCCGGCAACAGGGAAAAAGAATATTAAACCCCTGGAAAAGCCTGATACCCCTGATATTATTGATACCATTGAAGATATTTCTCTCTATCGCTTAAGCGATGAAAGTGATGAAGCAAGAGCGGCTGCAAGATGGATAAGGAAAAGGTACAGACAAGGCCTTAAAATAGGGGTGCTGGTGCCTGACCTTGGCCGATATAGAGACAAAATCATAGCGGCCTTTAATGAGGAGCTGGCGCCTTCTTCCATCTTTCCATGGCAGATAAAAAGGGACCTTTTCAATATTTCTCTCGGTTCCCGGCTTTATGACGAACCGATCGTTCGTTTTGCCGTCGGCCTGCTCGGTATGGACGACAGGAAGCGGGATATGGATGAAATAAGCGCTTTTCTTCTTTCTCCTTACCTTACTTTTTCCCGCTCAGAGCAGACAGGGCCGGCAGCTATGGATGCAAAATTAAGAAAAGATAATCGCTTCAGCTTAACCATCGGGGGGGTATGGCATGCCATGAAATCAGCAGACTGCGGGGCGCCTCTTTTCATGAATGCCCTGGAGCAACTGTTAAAGTCGAACAGGGAAAGACGTTCTTCCATGCTGCCCGGCGCCTGGAGTGAATTTTTCAGTACCCTTTTGAAAAACATGGGCTGGCCGGCCAAAGCCGTCAGATTAAGCAGCCGCGAATATGTGGCCCTTCAGTCCTTTGGTGAGGCCCTTTCGACACTCGCCGGCCTTGATGATATTACGGGACCCATCAATAAGCATGAAGCCCTCAAATACCTCATAAAAATAACGAAACAAAGCGTATTTCAGGAAGAGACTAAAGAATCACCCATTACCGTTATGGGCTTTCTCGAATCGGGAGGAATGACTTTTGACGAAGTCTGGCTATTAGGCGCTCACGACGGCCTGTTGCCGGGACAGCCTTCACCCAATCCCTTTATACCGCTTAAACTCCAAAAAGAAAATAATCTTCCCAAATCAACATTTAAACGTGAACTTGAATTTTCTAAAATTCACTTGCAGCGCATACTGGCCGGCACAAAAAGAATGGTCTTGAGTTTTCCCGAAAGAACCGATGACAAGGAAGTCAGCATTTCTCCCTTAATCTCCCACCTGGCAGACCATATCATCAACGGCACCCGGGAAAGGGGCAATCGTCTCATTGATAGCATGGCGGGCCTCAAGACGGCAAAAGATTGCGAAAGCCTTCCGGGGCTGCAAGTCAAAAAAAATGAACCCATTAAGGGTGGAACATTAATACTGAAAAATCAGTCAGATTGTCCCTTCAGGGCCTTTGCCGTTCACAGACTAAATGCCGGAAAACCGGACGATCCCGAGCCCGGAATCAGCAGCTTGGAACGCGGTTCCATCATTCACAGAGCTATGGAGCATTTCTGGCAAAAGATTAAAGATGACCTTACGTTAAGGCAATATGAAAAGAGTGGCACACTGGATGATGCCATCACCGAGTCGGCACGGATTGGCTTGGGCTTATTAAATAGCGAAGAACCCGGTTATGATAATTATAAAAAGATCGAAGGGGAAAGGTTGACCTCCCTCCTTCATGAATGGGTACAGATAGAATTAAGGAGAAGCCCCTTCAGGACGGTGGAAAGGGAGTCTGAAAAAGGCATCCATATAGCGGGGCTTCATCTCGCTTCACGAATAGACAGAATAGACAGCATTGGTGAAAATGCCCGGGCCATTATCGATTACAAGTCAGGCGCTGTCAACACCGCTGACTGGGCAAGCGAAAGGCCCAAAGAACCTCAGCTCATGCTCTACGCCTCAGCCGGTAATTACGATGCAATTTTATTTGCCGGACTAAAGCGGGGAGATTGCCGTTTTGCGGGCATAGCAAGGGAAGAAGGCCTCTTTCCGGGAATCAGGGCCTTTACAAGTGATCCCCTTTTTAAAAAGAGTGATCATATTCACAACTGGGAAGATTTAATGGAGAAATGGAGGAAAACGCTACAAAATCTCGCCTCCGATTTTCTTAAGGGAGAGGCAAATGTGGACCCAAGAGATTACGGGAGGGACAGTTCGGCGTGCAAATATTGCGATCTTCTTCTTCTTTGCAGGGTCTTTGAAAGAAGCACTGATTTCTGA
- a CDS encoding PBP1A family penicillin-binding protein, producing the protein MDYNSKSKRTLKKLVLQALFTLIILSLIAGAGLFYYLTKDLPGLENISAYRPDIITKVYSADEVQIGEFAIEKREVIPISKVPKLLIQAFVAAEDDRFFEHEGLDFISILRAFIKNVRAGRVEQGGSTITQQVAKSLLTPERTYKRKFKEAVLAYRIENNFTKSDILYLYLNQIYLGHGAYGVQAAAQSYYNKNVDELNLAEIAMLAGLPQAPSRYSPASNPEQARERQRYVLNRMADEGYINVVEATDAMNTPVEVYPLEDLNLRAAPYFTEHVRRYLERKYGADLIYKEGLKVFTTLDIKMQKAAQKALKKGLFNLDRRQGYRGPERRIADAEAEAFIEELQKKLENHPVKEGEIYKGIVVKVNSAKKYVDVKIGKDAVGRIPLKDMQWARLPDHTVGYLEGRIKDPADALAAGDVIDVKITGAVAKEGHLAFSLHQDPLVQGALMAIDPQTGYVKSMVGGYDFVKSKFNRAIQSRRQPGSCFKPIIYSSALDNNYTPATIIHDSPIIYQGDEDEFTWKPKNYSDKFYGPTRMRMALQRSMNVVTIKIVQSLGLDYIIEYARRMGIKSHLDRDLSLSLGSSGLSLQEITSAFGIFPGGGIRREPIFITKIVDRDGNVLEEISPDSIMASTVIESQIVEEEEAQGEEKKEEKSEDLRLVELPDSLKELPPGYTISPQTAYLMTSLMQGVVQHGTGWKAKVLKRPVGGKTGTTNDLYDAWFIGFTPDLVAGTWVGFDQEAPLGKNETGSRAALPVFVDFMKEVYEGQPVKDFPIPDGIVFAKIDAKTGLLAAPDQTEDIVFEAFKEGTAPTKMASQAEVETGIFLREEF; encoded by the coding sequence ATGGATTATAATTCCAAGAGTAAAAGAACATTGAAAAAGCTTGTCCTGCAGGCACTTTTTACACTTATTATTCTTTCCCTTATTGCCGGAGCCGGCCTCTTTTACTATCTCACAAAAGACCTTCCCGGTCTTGAAAATATTTCCGCTTACCGGCCTGATATTATTACCAAAGTTTATTCTGCCGATGAGGTGCAAATTGGAGAATTTGCCATCGAAAAAAGGGAAGTCATCCCCATTTCCAAAGTGCCAAAGCTCCTTATTCAGGCCTTTGTTGCCGCTGAAGATGACCGCTTTTTCGAACATGAAGGACTTGATTTTATCAGTATTTTAAGGGCCTTTATTAAAAACGTAAGGGCCGGTCGCGTCGAACAGGGGGGGAGTACCATTACCCAGCAGGTGGCCAAGTCGCTTCTTACCCCGGAAAGGACATATAAAAGAAAGTTTAAGGAAGCGGTGCTGGCATACAGAATAGAGAATAACTTTACCAAAAGCGATATTCTTTATCTTTATCTCAATCAGATCTATCTGGGGCACGGCGCCTATGGCGTGCAAGCTGCGGCTCAAAGCTATTATAACAAGAATGTTGATGAACTTAACCTGGCAGAGATAGCCATGCTGGCCGGCCTTCCTCAGGCTCCGTCCAGATATTCTCCGGCCAGCAACCCCGAGCAGGCAAGAGAAAGACAGCGCTATGTCTTAAACCGTATGGCCGATGAAGGTTACATTAATGTTGTCGAAGCAACGGATGCCATGAATACGCCTGTTGAGGTTTATCCCCTTGAAGACCTTAACCTCAGAGCAGCGCCCTACTTTACGGAACATGTAAGGCGCTACCTTGAACGTAAATATGGTGCCGACTTAATCTACAAGGAAGGCCTGAAAGTTTTCACTACCCTTGACATAAAGATGCAGAAAGCTGCCCAGAAGGCGCTCAAAAAAGGGCTTTTCAATCTCGACAGGAGGCAGGGATACAGGGGGCCTGAAAGACGGATTGCCGACGCCGAGGCGGAAGCCTTCATCGAGGAACTTCAGAAGAAACTGGAAAACCACCCTGTCAAGGAAGGGGAAATTTACAAAGGCATTGTTGTTAAAGTTAATAGCGCTAAAAAGTATGTGGACGTTAAAATCGGGAAGGACGCCGTTGGACGTATCCCGCTTAAGGATATGCAATGGGCAAGATTGCCTGATCATACAGTTGGTTACCTGGAGGGGCGAATTAAGGACCCTGCCGACGCTCTCGCCGCCGGTGATGTTATCGACGTTAAAATAACGGGGGCCGTTGCGAAAGAGGGACACCTCGCCTTTTCCCTTCACCAGGACCCGCTTGTGCAGGGCGCTCTCATGGCCATCGATCCCCAGACAGGCTATGTAAAATCGATGGTTGGCGGATATGATTTTGTTAAGAGTAAATTTAACAGGGCCATCCAGTCGAGAAGACAGCCCGGTTCCTGCTTCAAGCCTATCATCTATTCATCTGCACTCGATAATAACTATACGCCGGCTACAATAATCCACGATTCTCCCATTATCTATCAGGGTGATGAAGATGAGTTCACGTGGAAGCCCAAGAACTACAGTGATAAGTTTTATGGTCCGACTCGCATGAGAATGGCGCTTCAGCGCTCAATGAATGTTGTAACGATTAAGATTGTCCAGTCTCTTGGTCTGGACTACATTATCGAGTATGCCAGGAGAATGGGAATAAAAAGCCATCTTGACAGAGACCTTTCTCTTTCTCTCGGCTCATCGGGACTTTCCCTCCAGGAAATTACCTCGGCTTTCGGAATTTTCCCCGGTGGCGGTATAAGGCGTGAGCCCATCTTTATTACGAAGATTGTTGACCGTGATGGAAATGTGCTGGAGGAAATATCTCCTGACTCCATTATGGCCAGTACTGTCATCGAGTCTCAGATAGTTGAAGAAGAAGAGGCCCAGGGTGAGGAGAAAAAGGAGGAAAAGAGTGAAGATCTACGACTTGTGGAGCTTCCCGATTCTCTGAAAGAGTTGCCCCCGGGTTACACTATCAGTCCCCAGACGGCTTACCTTATGACGAGCCTCATGCAGGGTGTTGTCCAGCACGGTACGGGCTGGAAAGCGAAGGTGCTCAAACGGCCTGTCGGCGGAAAGACAGGAACGACAAATGACCTTTATGATGCCTGGTTTATCGGTTTTACACCTGATCTGGTTGCCGGTACCTGGGTCGGCTTTGATCAGGAAGCGCCGCTCGGTAAAAATGAGACGGGATCCCGGGCGGCATTGCCTGTATTTGTCGATTTTATGAAGGAAGTCTATGAAGGTCAACCGGTAAAGGACTTCCCTATTCCCGATGGGATTGTTTTTGCCAAGATAGACGCAAAAACAGGACTTCTTGCTGCACCTGACCAGACGGAAGACATTGTTTTCGAGGCCTTCAAGGAAGGGACGGCGCCGACTAAAATGGCAAGCCAGGCCGAAGTTGAGACGGGCATTTTCTTGAGAGAAGAGTTTTGA
- the ubiA gene encoding 4-hydroxybenzoate octaprenyltransferase — translation MDKVEKEVGNRESSFIYFFHSAAALLRIEKQYGTLLVLLPALWALFIASRGRPDPVLLLIIVSGAFLMRSAGCAINDIADRNFDPHVERTKERPLASGKLTLSQAVVIFCFTLLLAALLTFYLNPLAVILCTFCLFFVILYPFTKRFISLPQLFLGIAFGWGSVIVWAAVKETVELTAVLIFLSTATWAVAYDTVYAMMDIEDDLKVGVKSAAILFGKYVKEVVALFFAVTILLFLFVGLASGLAFPYYTSVIIAALFFVWQIRVTGKGMSREIAFSAFKSNVTAGFVILTGIILNYVV, via the coding sequence ATGGATAAAGTAGAAAAAGAAGTCGGCAACAGAGAGTCATCCTTTATTTATTTTTTCCATTCAGCGGCTGCGCTTCTGCGGATAGAAAAACAATACGGAACGCTTCTCGTTCTCCTTCCTGCACTTTGGGCGCTTTTTATCGCGTCCCGGGGTCGGCCCGATCCGGTTCTTCTCCTTATCATCGTCTCCGGCGCATTTCTTATGCGAAGCGCCGGTTGTGCTATTAATGACATTGCCGACAGAAATTTCGATCCCCATGTAGAAAGAACAAAAGAACGTCCCCTTGCTTCAGGTAAGCTCACTTTATCACAGGCTGTTGTCATATTTTGCTTTACCCTGCTTCTGGCTGCCCTGCTCACTTTTTATTTAAATCCTCTGGCAGTCATACTCTGTACGTTCTGTCTCTTTTTTGTCATCCTTTATCCTTTTACCAAGCGATTTATCTCGCTGCCCCAGCTTTTTCTCGGTATTGCCTTTGGATGGGGTTCGGTCATTGTCTGGGCGGCAGTAAAAGAGACTGTCGAGCTGACGGCCGTACTTATTTTTCTCTCTACCGCCACCTGGGCGGTGGCCTATGATACGGTCTATGCCATGATGGATATTGAAGATGACCTTAAGGTTGGCGTAAAGTCGGCGGCCATCCTTTTTGGAAAGTATGTTAAGGAAGTGGTTGCCCTCTTTTTTGCCGTCACCATATTACTTTTTTTATTCGTTGGGCTTGCATCAGGACTCGCTTTTCCATATTATACGTCTGTAATTATTGCCGCCCTCTTCTTTGTGTGGCAGATCAGGGTAACGGGAAAAGGGATGAGCAGAGAGATCGCCTTTAGCGCATTCAAATCGAATGTAACTGCCGGCTTTGTCATACTGACAGGTATCATATTGAACTATGTGGTTTGA
- a CDS encoding NAD(P)-binding domain-containing protein — MNNKVIVIGGGPAGLLTAYHLKQFGLSSLILEKKQPGQSWREMKDGMVMLSPAVAQHDLTSLTFRNPIWSAVKLQGAFATKEEFLQYLDIFIRENKLSIKSNSAVSKISPIEGGFSVHTEEGKKYEAPVVVVATGVISNPHIPNIPGVRGNDRVIHSREYGSFEGYRGRRVLIVGAGNSGAELTVELSGICKLTLATKSRLKFYSRTKDLSHIRGLSESLLKELISFKIIDLMEKVEVEEIKGGTVLFSDGREKEFDKIIFATGYRPYLPDFESIPLKISKSGYPIVTSTCESKSVKGIYFTGPLAHTNRYCSFIHCFRPMVEPMALHIAESFGN, encoded by the coding sequence ATGAATAATAAAGTTATTGTAATCGGAGGCGGCCCGGCCGGCCTCCTGACGGCTTATCATCTAAAGCAGTTTGGTCTTTCCTCCCTCATACTGGAAAAGAAGCAGCCGGGCCAGTCATGGCGTGAGATGAAAGACGGCATGGTCATGCTCTCTCCTGCGGTGGCGCAGCATGATCTAACGTCGCTTACCTTTCGAAATCCCATTTGGTCAGCTGTTAAACTTCAGGGCGCCTTTGCTACAAAAGAAGAATTTCTCCAATATCTCGATATTTTTATCAGGGAAAATAAACTTTCTATTAAGAGCAATAGCGCAGTTTCCAAAATAAGCCCTATAGAAGGGGGGTTTTCCGTTCATACAGAAGAGGGTAAAAAATATGAAGCCCCTGTTGTCGTTGTTGCTACAGGGGTTATCAGTAATCCTCATATTCCGAACATACCGGGCGTCAGGGGAAATGACAGGGTAATTCATTCGAGAGAATATGGAAGCTTTGAGGGTTACCGGGGGAGAAGAGTACTTATTGTCGGCGCCGGTAATTCAGGCGCCGAACTCACCGTTGAGCTTTCCGGCATTTGCAAGCTTACGCTGGCAACAAAAAGCAGGCTCAAGTTTTACAGCAGAACAAAAGACCTTAGCCATATCAGGGGCCTGTCGGAGAGCCTGTTAAAGGAACTCATTAGCTTCAAGATCATTGATCTTATGGAAAAGGTAGAGGTAGAAGAGATAAAAGGGGGAACCGTTCTCTTTAGTGACGGCAGAGAAAAAGAGTTTGACAAGATCATTTTTGCGACAGGTTATCGGCCTTATCTTCCCGATTTTGAATCAATTCCTCTCAAAATTTCAAAAAGTGGTTACCCCATAGTGACTTCTACCTGTGAAAGCAAATCAGTAAAGGGAATCTATTTTACGGGTCCTCTTGCTCATACCAACAGGTACTGTTCCTTCATCCACTGTTTTAGACCCATGGTCGAGCCTATGGCGCTCCATATTGCCGAGAGCTTCGGAAATTAG
- the glyQ gene encoding glycine--tRNA ligase subunit alpha — translation MTFQELILSLQRYWSEKGCIIQQPYDIEVGAGTFNPATFLRVLGPEPWKVAYVEPSRRPTDGRYGENPNRLQHYYQFQVIIKPSPQNIQELYLESLKSFGIDPLDHDIRFVEDDWESPTLGAWGLGWEVWLDGMEITQFTYFQQAGGIDLSPVAVEITYGIERIAMYLQGVNSVFDLQWNDEVKYGEVHHQGEVEFSKHNFEDANVDMLLKLFSMYEEECRSLAGKGLVLPAYDYCLKCSHAFNLLDARGAISVTERTGYIGRVRNLAKICAEGYVRKREEMGYPLLKEMP, via the coding sequence GTGACCTTCCAGGAACTCATCCTCTCCCTTCAAAGATACTGGTCTGAGAAGGGATGTATCATCCAGCAGCCCTATGACATTGAAGTGGGGGCAGGTACTTTTAACCCGGCCACCTTTCTGCGCGTCCTCGGCCCCGAGCCGTGGAAGGTGGCCTATGTGGAGCCTTCGAGAAGACCTACAGACGGCCGCTACGGAGAAAATCCGAACCGGCTTCAGCACTACTACCAGTTCCAGGTAATCATTAAACCGTCACCTCAGAATATTCAGGAACTTTACCTGGAGAGCCTTAAATCTTTCGGCATCGATCCCCTCGATCATGATATCCGTTTTGTGGAAGATGACTGGGAATCACCAACACTTGGCGCCTGGGGCCTTGGCTGGGAGGTCTGGCTCGACGGCATGGAGATAACCCAGTTTACCTACTTTCAGCAGGCCGGTGGGATTGATCTCAGCCCTGTTGCCGTTGAGATCACCTATGGCATAGAGCGAATTGCCATGTACCTTCAGGGGGTAAACTCTGTTTTTGATCTTCAGTGGAATGATGAAGTCAAATATGGCGAAGTTCACCACCAGGGGGAAGTGGAATTTTCAAAGCATAACTTTGAAGATGCCAATGTGGATATGCTGCTTAAACTCTTTTCCATGTATGAAGAGGAGTGCAGGAGCCTGGCCGGAAAAGGGCTTGTTCTTCCCGCTTACGATTACTGCCTCAAATGTTCCCATGCCTTTAATCTTCTCGATGCCCGCGGGGCAATCAGCGTGACCGAAAGAACCGGTTATATCGGCAGGGTAAGAAACCTTGCAAAAATTTGTGCCGAAGGTTATGTGAGAAAACGGGAAGAAATGGGCTATCCGCTTTTAAAGGAGATGCCTTGA